The Calothrix sp. PCC 7507 DNA segment TCGGTTTCTGGGTAATACCGCTGCTACAAGCACTCAAAACTGGGCAAATAATCCGTGAAGATGGTCCCCAAGCCCATCTGAAAAAGGCTGGTACCCCAACTATGGGTGGTATCTTCTTTATCCCCGTAGCGGTGATAATTGCTTGCATAGCGTCTAATTTTGCGACCGAGGTGCTGGCTGTTTCCGCCTTGACACTCAGCTACGGCTTTGTTGGCTGGCTCGACGATTGGCAAATTCTCCGTCGGAAGTCAAATAAAGGTATATCCCCCCGGATGAAACTGGCTTTGCAGGTGGGTTTTGCGGCGCTGTTTTGTATTTGGCTAATGTTTAATCAACCCGCCAACATCACAAACATTGCCTTGCCTTGGGTGGGTTTTTCACTACCTTTAGGGTTATTATTCTGGCCTGTGGCTGGTTTTGTGCTAGTGGCTGAGAGTAATGCTACTAACCTCACCGATGGTATTGATGGCTTGGCTGGAGGAACAGTAGCGATCGCATTACTCGCACTTGGTGCTGTGGTTGCACCCACTTCACTAGGATTAATGATTTTCTGCGCTGCTTTAAGTGGCAGCTGTTTAGGTTTCTTAGCCCATAACCGTAACCCGGCTCGCGTTTTTATGGGAGATACCGGTTCCCTGGCGCTAGGAGGCGCTTTAGCTGCCGTAGCATTGCTAACTAACAGCTTAGTAGCACTGTTCGTTCTCAGCGGCATCTTCTTTGTCGAAACCTTATCTGTAATGGCGCAGGTGAGCTATTACAAAGCTACTAAAGGCCCTGATGGCAAAGGCAAACGCTTGCTGAAAATGGCACCCTTACACCATCATCTAGAACTGACTGGTTGGTCAGAATTGCAAGTAGTTTCGGTTTTTTATATCATTGCCGCTATTTTGGCAACAATTTGTTTGGCGATCGCTTAACTCAAACACTTTGAAAAAATAGTTAATAAACGACCAACCCCCGCAATTTGTGGGGGTTGTTTATTGGATTGGGGACTGGGGACTGGGTATTGCACTTCGACTACGCTCAGTGTCCGGGGATTGGGGAGAAATTATCCTTGACTCTTGACCCTTGCCTATTGCCGCATCTGACCCACTAAATGGGTGATTTCTGGCAAAATCAGTTTTTCCATCCCCAGTCTTACCGCATTACTGGAACCGGGGAGGGAGAAGATTAACTTATTTTGATAAACACCAGCAACGGCGCGAGAGGCGATCGCCCGTGAACCAATTTCTTGGTAACTTAAAAAGCGAAACAATTCCCCAAATCCCGGTAGGGTTTTCTCTAATAATTTTTCAATAGCATCATAGGTGGTGTCCCTTGGTGCAATGCCTGTACCACCATTAAACAGCACAACATCTAAATTCGCGTTTTTCCCCAGCGATTCTATCTGTCCTTGAATTTGTGCTGGTTCATCTTTGATAATTGTGTAGGCTACCACAAAATGGTTAGCACTCAGGAGCAATTGCTGGATTAGCTGACCACTCTTATCCGTCTCAGGCGAACGGGTATCACTAACGGTAACAACAGCACAAGTTACCGTTATTCCTGGTTTGTCTGGGTGGGGTTGTAGTGTCATATTTAGGGTAATGGGGAATCGGGGATCAGGAATGAGAGTTTTTACAACTGAATATGAAAAACCCTACATCTGCGAGGATGAGAAGGATGAGGGAGACATATTAATCTATTCCCAATGACGCCAGTTGCTTCTCCCAAGGTGAGACGCAGCGCGAACAAGTCGGGAGACCCGCCCACAGCACTGGCTCCCCAATGCTCACTTGCCCTCAGCGCAGTCATACTCCTCCAGGGAAGCAAGCTACTCGCACCGTCTCCGTAGGAGAAGGGATGCCCCATTCCCATTCTTATTCAGATTTACTCAATCCCAGACCGTTTTCATCTGCATATCGCTCCATAAAGCGCATAAAGCGGTCCCATTCTTCAGCAGTTTTCATCAAGTAAACTGCTTCTAATGCTTCTGGTTTGCCGTTAACGAATTTAGCTTTAACTTCACGGGTAATTAATTCCCCTTCTTCGTCAAGCAAATACATGCCGGTTATGTCGTCGCTGTTGCTTTGGCTTAAAGCCTGAGGATTGACAAAAACAAAAGTTGCCGTGCCATTTTCGCCACTGCGCGATCGCGTCAAACGTATATCTGGAATAACATTTTCGTCGATACCTCTAGAAAACTGGATTTTCGCCATGATTCAGTGAACTTAAAGTTTTGTAATGTTAATCTACTATTCTCTCATCTTTTTAGAACTCAACAATCTAGCGGCTACATATATTTTTTATTTACGTATAAAAACTTAAAGCGCTTCTCTTTCAAGGATCAAAGTCACAGGCCCATCATTTTCAATCGATACTTGCATCATTGCACCAAATTGACCAGTTTCCACTCGCAAACCACTTGCTTGCAACTTGGTAACAAAAGTGTTGTACAAATCCTGCGCTAATTGGGGAACAGCAGAACGGTCGAAGGAGGGACGACGGCCTTTGCGACAGTCACCGTAAAGTGTAAATTGACTCACCACCAGCAAATCGCCGCCAATTTCTTGCACGGATTTCTGCCATCTATCCCCACCTTCTTCCTCAGGAAACAGGCGTAAATCCAAGCATTTACGCGCTATCCAATCGAGTTCCGCCTCAGTGTCAGTATCAGCAATACCTACAAGCAAATTTAGCCCCCGGCCAATTTTGCCCACAATTTCACCGTTAACAGTGACCTGAGATGATTGCACTCGCTGGATGACAATACGCATTTTTTTCAGTTATCAGTTATCAATTACAATACGTTCGCCAAATCGAAAAAAGCCTTGATTCGTAGGTTGGGGAGCCACTCACGTCGCCGGGTTATCCGACTTGAGTGAAGTGGCGTTTGAGGCACGAAACCCAACCAATGCGTTGGGTCTTGCTTCCCTATGGGACGCTACGCGTTAAGCGTACCCCTGCGGGAAGCAAGCTACGCGAATAGCGTCTCGAAGAGAAGCTATGCCGTAGGCTTTACGCTCAACCCAACCTCCCAAAAAATGGCGAAGGTATTGCAATTATCAACCTGATTGCTGACTATTTCCCAAAACCTTTGCCTCGGCTGGTAGAAGGGAGGCAAATGCAATTTTCTAACTGAGTGAGTAAAGTCTCATGATCCAAATTTTGACCAATTAGCACTAATTGGTTTTTTGGTTCACCTTTCCACTCATCATCATCCATTGTGAACCGCTTGCCACACAGGTGGAAAATATGACGTTTAGGGCTTTCGTCAAACCACATAATCCCCTTAGCTCTGAAGATATTTGTGGATAGCTGATTATCTAGGAAATATTGAAATTTCCTGATAGAAAAAGGTTTGTCACTTTGGAAAGATATTGAAGTAAAGCCATCATTTTCTAAATGGTCGGAATGATTGTGATGATCATGGTCATGTTCATGATCATGATGTTCATGACTACACGCCGAATGATCGTGATCGTGGTGGTCATGGTCGTGGTGGTCGTGTTTATGGTCATGCTCATCAGCAGCATCAAAATACTTATCAGATTCAAACAGACCAACACTGAGAATTAAGGGAAGTGGCACTTCTGAACGCGTGGTGCGGAGAATTCTTGCTCCTTCCTTGACTTCACCGATTTTCTTTTCTAAATCATTCAAAGCCGCTTCATCAACTAAATCTGCCTTGTTCAGAATAATCACATCACCATAGGCAATTTGACTGTATGCTGCTTGGGAGTTGAATAAATCCAGGCTATAATTTGCCGCGTCTACTACGGTAATAATCGAGTCTAGACGGGTTAAATCACGTAATTCAGTGCCTAGAAATGTCAGCGCGACTGGTAAAGGATCTGCCAGTCCAGTTGTTTCTACAACTAAATAGTCTAATTTTTCTTCCCGTTCTAAAACTTTGTAGACAGCATCCACTAAATCATTATTAATGGTGCAGCAGATACAACCATTATTCAGTTCCACCATGTTTTCACCAGTGGATACAATCAACTCGTTATCAATACCAATTTCACCAAATTCATTGACTAAAACAGCGGTTTTTAAACCTTGTTGATTAGTCAGAATATGATTGAGTAAGGTTGTCTTGCCACTACCGAGGAATCCAGTAATAATTGTTACTGGTAATCCTTGCTTTGGCGCATCTAATGCGGGAAATTCAGAAGTAACTGCTGATGGCATAGCGCTGTTATCAAAAAATCAAAGAGTAGGAATGTAGCGCAGATAGTCCAGAAAACACTAGCATAGGGATGCTGGACTGTCATCCCAGCTGCTTTACCCTATTATTACGTATCTTCCTATTTCAAAATTACTGTGTTATGGCCTTAACCCTTTACAATACTCTCACTCGTCGTCAGGAACCCTTTGAAACCCTAGAGCCAGGGAAGGTTAAGATGTATTGCTGCGGCGTGACAGTTTATGATTACTGCCATTTGGGTCATGCACGTTCTTATATTGTCTGGGATACGATTCGACGTTACTTAATGTGGCGAGGTTTTGAGGTACGCTACATCCAAAATTTTACTGATATTGACGATAAGATTCTGAATCGGGCGAAAGAACAAGGTTCAACGATGACAGAGGTGTCTAACCGCTTTATTGAAGCATATTTTGCAGATATCCGGCGGTTAAATGTCCTGGATGCGGATGAGTATCCGCGGGTGACGGAACATATTCCGGAAATTCATGAATTGATTGAGATTTTGGTAAATAAAGGTCTGGCCTACGCTACAGGTGGTGATGTTTATTACCGCGTTGAACGCTTTCCTGACTATGGCAAACTCGCTAGTAGAAATCTGGAACAAATGCAAGCTGGTGCTAGCGGTCGAGTGGATGGAGAAGAGTTGGAAGCCAAAAAGCAGCACCCTTTTGATTTTGCCTTGTGGAAGAAGGCAAAGCCAGGGGAGCCGGCTTGGGATTCTCCTTGGGGTGAAGGTCGTCCGGGATGGCATATTGAATGTTCGGCAATGATTCGCTCTCGTTTGGGCGAAACAATTGATATTCATGGTGGCGGTGGTGATTTGATTTTTCCTCACCATGAAAATGAAATTGCTCAGTCAGAAGGGGCGATGAATCGACCGCTTGCACGGTACTGGACTCATAACGGGATGGTGATGGTGAAAGGTCAAAAAATGTCTAAGTCACTGGGCAATTTCATCACTATCAGGGAATTGTTGGATGGGGTAGGCAGTTGGCAAGATGAGCCAGTAAATCCGATGGCGGTGAGATTGTTTGTTTTGCAGGCACATTACCGCAAGCCTCTAGACTTTACAACGGAAGCGATCGCTACTGCTGAAAATAGCTGGAAAACTCTCAAGGAAGGCTTGCTTTTTGGCTATCAGTATGGTAATAAACTGGGCTGGAGTGCAGAAACTTCTTTGTTGATTCCCGAACTGGCAGAACGCTTTCAACAGTTGGGAGATAATGACTTTAATTTCTCTGGTGCTTTGGCGGTGTTATTTGAATTAGCCAAAGAACTGCAGCGCGAGGGAAATATTTTCGTCCATGAGGGGATAACCAAAACAGCGCCAGATGAACTCCAACGCCAATGGTACACCCTTGTGACTTTAGCTGGAGTCTTAGGTTTAGAAGCCAAGCTAGATAGTGATACTGTGACAATAGCAGGTTTGAGCGATGAGCAAATTGAATTGCTAATTCAAGAAAGACAGCAAGCCAGAAAAACCAAGAATTTCGCCGAGAGCGATCGCATTCGTAACGAACTTCAAGCACAAGGTATCACGCTCATTGATAGTCCCGAAGGTACACGCTGGCACAGGAGTTAAAGAAGCAGGGGAGCAGGGAGATGAGGGAGATAGGAGACGGGAGACGGGAGATAGAAGACAAGAAGAATACCCAATCCCAATCCCCGGACACTGAGCGTAGTCGAAGTGCAATCCCCAGTCCCCAATCCCCAATCCCCGGACACTGAGCGTAGTCGAAGTGCAATCCCCAGTCCCCAATCCCTAAATCTATGTGGTCAGAATTAACAAAAGCGATCGCTCAACTCAACGTTCCTGCTGATTGGATCGGTATGAGAGTAGTTAAAGAAACTGCTACTAGCCGTTATGTCCGTGATGGTTTACCCCAAGCCAATGGCAAATCTTTCACATTGGGAGCGATGCTAGAAGTTTTAGTAAATGGCTGTCTCGGTTACGCAGCCACTAACTCCCTAGAATTACCAGCACTACAAACCGCAGCCCAAACCGCCTATAACCAGGCACTTGCAGCTAGTGAATGGTGGATATATCCTTTCCGTGAAAGCGAACGTCCCAAAGTTGTAGGTGAATATAACTCTCCATTTCTGGAACCCTTAGATGCTATGGGTCCTGGGGAAATCAACGATTTGCTGGTTCGTATCTGTCAGACATTAAAAGTGGATGACAAAATTGTCCAAACGATCGCTAGCGTCACCTCTTCAGAGAGAGAAACTTGGTTTGTCAGCAGCAATGGCTCAGAGTTGTATCAAAAAATTCTCTCATTGGGTACTCATTACAGTGCGACTGCTCAAGAAGGAGCGATCGTCCAACAGCGTACTAACAACGGCTGGCAAGCTAACTGCTATCAAGGCGGACTGGAATTATTAAAACAAGCAGATTTATGGCATCGAGTCAAGCAAATTGGCGAACAAGCTGTAGAACTATTAACAGCCGAGGAATGCCCAAACACTCGCACCAACTTGGTATTAGCACCAGACCAAATGATGCTGCAAATCCATGAAAGTGTCGGTCATCCCCTCGAAATTGATCGTATTTTAGGAGATGAGCGCAATTACGCCGGGGGTAGCTTTGTAACCAAAAATGATTTTGGCAAGCTAGTTTATGGCTCACCACTAATGAACATTACCTTTGACCCCACCGTCCCTGGAGAATTTGCCAGCTATGGCTTTGATGATACAGGAGCCGTGGCAACACGAGAGTATGTAGTCAAAGCAGGTGTGTTGCAACGGGGTTTAGGTAGCCTAGAAAGTCAAGCTAGAGCAGGGGTTCCAGGGGTAGCCTGTGCCCGTGCTAGCTCTTGGAATCGCCCAGCGATCGATCGCATGGCTAACTTGAATTTAGAGCCAGGAAACGCCTCGTTTGATGAGATCATCGCTGGCATAGAACATGGAGTTTACATGGAATCTAATCGTTCTTGGTCAATAGACGATCGCCGCTATAAATTTCAGTTTGGTTGTGAATACGCCAAATTGATTGAAAACGGTAAACTTACCAAAACCCTACGCAATCCCAACTATCGAGCCACAACACCAGAGTTTTGGCACAGCTTAAGTCAAATTGGAGATGCTTCCAATTGGCAGATGTATGGCACTCCTTTCTGTGGTAAAGGAGAACCAAATCAGGCAATTTGGGTAGGACATGGCTCACCTGTTTGTCTATTCACTAATGTTGAAGTCTTTGGTGGTGGTTAAAAGAGTCATTTGTCAACAGTCAACAGTCATCAGTCATTCTTCCCAATTCCCATGACAACAAACGAATTATCTGCCTTAGAAGTTAGCTTTAATCGATTGATTGAAACTTTACTCATTAAAAAAGCAGAAACTGAAGAATTCACTGTGAGACTAAGCAGTGAACGCAGTCAATTTACTCGGTTTAATCACGCCAAAGTCAGACAAACTGGTTGTGTGACTGATGGTTGGATTGAACTAACTTTAATGGAAAATCAGCGCAGCAGTTTTCGACATTTCCCATTTACGGGAAATTGGGAATTAGATTGGCGAGTCGCATATCAAGCTTTGCAAGAACTACGTACAGAAATTACCCTATTACCACTCGATCCATATTTAGTTTTACCATCAGGCACAAACACCAGTAGAGAAATCCATTCTGGAAAATTGTTGGTAGAAGAAGCAGTTGTAAAAACAGTGCTAGAACAAGTTACAGAATTAGATTTTACGGGTTTATACGCTGGGGGAGTTGTCATTAAAGCTTATGGTGATTCTCAAGGACAAAAGCATTGGTTTGCTACCGATATTTTTACCTTAGACTATTCTCTGTTCATCACCTCTGGACAAGCCGTAAAAGGTACTTTTGCTGGTAGTAATTGGGATGAAACTGCGTATATCGCCAAAATCAACGAAGCTAAAAAACAACTAGAATTGCTTTCTCGTCCAGCTAAACAATTACCAAAAGGACAATATAAAACTTATTTTGCACCCGCTGCTGTCGCCGATTTATTGGGTATGCTTTCTTGGAGTGCTATCAGTGAAGCAGATATTCAACAAGGAAATAGTGCTTTAGCTGCTTTAGCGCGTCAAGAAAAACAACTTTCGGCAAAATTTAGTTTAAAAGAAAATTTTCAGCAGGGATTAGTGCCCAGATTTAATGAATTGGGAGAAATGGCTGCATCAGAGTTATCCATAATCGACCAAGGAATTTTGGTCAATACTCTGGTGAATTCTCGCACAGCTAAAGAATATGCAAAAATTGCTAATGGCGCTAATGGTTCTGAGACTCTACGTGCGCCGGAAGTGAGTTTA contains these protein-coding regions:
- a CDS encoding TldD/PmbA family protein, whose protein sequence is MWSELTKAIAQLNVPADWIGMRVVKETATSRYVRDGLPQANGKSFTLGAMLEVLVNGCLGYAATNSLELPALQTAAQTAYNQALAASEWWIYPFRESERPKVVGEYNSPFLEPLDAMGPGEINDLLVRICQTLKVDDKIVQTIASVTSSERETWFVSSNGSELYQKILSLGTHYSATAQEGAIVQQRTNNGWQANCYQGGLELLKQADLWHRVKQIGEQAVELLTAEECPNTRTNLVLAPDQMMLQIHESVGHPLEIDRILGDERNYAGGSFVTKNDFGKLVYGSPLMNITFDPTVPGEFASYGFDDTGAVATREYVVKAGVLQRGLGSLESQARAGVPGVACARASSWNRPAIDRMANLNLEPGNASFDEIIAGIEHGVYMESNRSWSIDDRRYKFQFGCEYAKLIENGKLTKTLRNPNYRATTPEFWHSLSQIGDASNWQMYGTPFCGKGEPNQAIWVGHGSPVCLFTNVEVFGGG
- the mraY gene encoding phospho-N-acetylmuramoyl-pentapeptide-transferase; the protein is MDAKLSPNQGLNFSGIGLASFLGVGLGAAALILDLLGNRSPWQVTSLTMPLLLCAFSSAVLGFWVIPLLQALKTGQIIREDGPQAHLKKAGTPTMGGIFFIPVAVIIACIASNFATEVLAVSALTLSYGFVGWLDDWQILRRKSNKGISPRMKLALQVGFAALFCIWLMFNQPANITNIALPWVGFSLPLGLLFWPVAGFVLVAESNATNLTDGIDGLAGGTVAIALLALGAVVAPTSLGLMIFCAALSGSCLGFLAHNRNPARVFMGDTGSLALGGALAAVALLTNSLVALFVLSGIFFVETLSVMAQVSYYKATKGPDGKGKRLLKMAPLHHHLELTGWSELQVVSVFYIIAAILATICLAIA
- the cysS gene encoding cysteine--tRNA ligase, which produces MALTLYNTLTRRQEPFETLEPGKVKMYCCGVTVYDYCHLGHARSYIVWDTIRRYLMWRGFEVRYIQNFTDIDDKILNRAKEQGSTMTEVSNRFIEAYFADIRRLNVLDADEYPRVTEHIPEIHELIEILVNKGLAYATGGDVYYRVERFPDYGKLASRNLEQMQAGASGRVDGEELEAKKQHPFDFALWKKAKPGEPAWDSPWGEGRPGWHIECSAMIRSRLGETIDIHGGGGDLIFPHHENEIAQSEGAMNRPLARYWTHNGMVMVKGQKMSKSLGNFITIRELLDGVGSWQDEPVNPMAVRLFVLQAHYRKPLDFTTEAIATAENSWKTLKEGLLFGYQYGNKLGWSAETSLLIPELAERFQQLGDNDFNFSGALAVLFELAKELQREGNIFVHEGITKTAPDELQRQWYTLVTLAGVLGLEAKLDSDTVTIAGLSDEQIELLIQERQQARKTKNFAESDRIRNELQAQGITLIDSPEGTRWHRS
- a CDS encoding molybdenum cofactor biosynthesis protein B; translation: MTLQPHPDKPGITVTCAVVTVSDTRSPETDKSGQLIQQLLLSANHFVVAYTIIKDEPAQIQGQIESLGKNANLDVVLFNGGTGIAPRDTTYDAIEKLLEKTLPGFGELFRFLSYQEIGSRAIASRAVAGVYQNKLIFSLPGSSNAVRLGMEKLILPEITHLVGQMRQ
- the psb28 gene encoding photosystem II reaction center protein Psb28, whose product is MAKIQFSRGIDENVIPDIRLTRSRSGENGTATFVFVNPQALSQSNSDDITGMYLLDEEGELITREVKAKFVNGKPEALEAVYLMKTAEEWDRFMRFMERYADENGLGLSKSE
- a CDS encoding TldD/PmbA family protein, whose product is MTTNELSALEVSFNRLIETLLIKKAETEEFTVRLSSERSQFTRFNHAKVRQTGCVTDGWIELTLMENQRSSFRHFPFTGNWELDWRVAYQALQELRTEITLLPLDPYLVLPSGTNTSREIHSGKLLVEEAVVKTVLEQVTELDFTGLYAGGVVIKAYGDSQGQKHWFATDIFTLDYSLFITSGQAVKGTFAGSNWDETAYIAKINEAKKQLELLSRPAKQLPKGQYKTYFAPAAVADLLGMLSWSAISEADIQQGNSALAALARQEKQLSAKFSLKENFQQGLVPRFNELGEMAASELSIIDQGILVNTLVNSRTAKEYAKIANGANGSETLRAPEVSLGNLASEQILSSLDTGLYISNLHYLNWSDRQTARITGMTRYACFWVENGEIIAPIENLRFDESLYRFWGDNLLELTNFQEFIPEVGTYESRQLGGSLVPGMLVQDFTYTL
- the dtd gene encoding D-aminoacyl-tRNA deacylase; translation: MRIVIQRVQSSQVTVNGEIVGKIGRGLNLLVGIADTDTEAELDWIARKCLDLRLFPEEEGGDRWQKSVQEIGGDLLVVSQFTLYGDCRKGRRPSFDRSAVPQLAQDLYNTFVTKLQASGLRVETGQFGAMMQVSIENDGPVTLILEREAL
- a CDS encoding GTP-binding protein translates to MPSAVTSEFPALDAPKQGLPVTIITGFLGSGKTTLLNHILTNQQGLKTAVLVNEFGEIGIDNELIVSTGENMVELNNGCICCTINNDLVDAVYKVLEREEKLDYLVVETTGLADPLPVALTFLGTELRDLTRLDSIITVVDAANYSLDLFNSQAAYSQIAYGDVIILNKADLVDEAALNDLEKKIGEVKEGARILRTTRSEVPLPLILSVGLFESDKYFDAADEHDHKHDHHDHDHHDHDHSACSHEHHDHEHDHDHHNHSDHLENDGFTSISFQSDKPFSIRKFQYFLDNQLSTNIFRAKGIMWFDESPKRHIFHLCGKRFTMDDDEWKGEPKNQLVLIGQNLDHETLLTQLENCICLPSTSRGKGFGK